One window from the genome of Thalassospira xiamenensis M-5 = DSM 17429 encodes:
- the kdsA gene encoding 3-deoxy-8-phosphooctulonate synthase: MTEIKTVKVGNIEFANNRPFALLAGPCAIESRQHALEMSAALKELSEGLGIGLVYKSSFDKANRTSSTSRRGVGLVEGLDILAEVKEKTGLPIVTDVHLPDQCAAVAEVADILQIPAFLCRQADLLQAAGKTGRAVNVKKGQFLAPWDMANVANNIASTGNENIMLCDRGTSFGYNTLVTDFRGLPTMARQGYPVVFDATHSVQQPGGQGTTTGGQREFAPVLARAAVSVGIAALFIETHDNPDAAISDGPNQIPLNKLPEVLSVLMELDKVAKANPVRLDMFKD; the protein is encoded by the coding sequence ATGACGGAAATCAAAACTGTCAAAGTCGGCAATATCGAATTCGCCAATAACAGGCCCTTTGCGCTTCTGGCGGGGCCATGCGCGATCGAAAGCCGTCAGCACGCACTGGAAATGTCCGCAGCGCTTAAGGAATTGTCCGAGGGGCTCGGGATCGGGCTTGTTTACAAAAGCTCGTTTGACAAGGCAAACCGCACCAGCAGCACGTCGAGGCGTGGGGTTGGTCTGGTCGAAGGTCTCGACATTCTGGCTGAGGTCAAGGAAAAGACCGGCCTTCCGATTGTCACCGACGTTCATCTGCCCGATCAGTGTGCGGCGGTCGCGGAAGTTGCCGATATTCTGCAAATTCCGGCGTTCCTGTGCCGTCAGGCCGATCTTTTGCAGGCCGCGGGTAAAACCGGGCGCGCGGTGAATGTCAAAAAGGGCCAGTTCCTGGCACCCTGGGACATGGCGAATGTTGCGAACAACATTGCGTCAACTGGCAATGAAAACATCATGCTTTGTGATCGCGGGACCAGCTTTGGCTATAACACGCTGGTAACCGATTTCCGTGGACTTCCCACCATGGCCCGTCAGGGCTATCCGGTCGTATTTGATGCGACCCATTCTGTTCAGCAGCCGGGTGGGCAGGGGACAACGACGGGTGGACAGCGCGAATTTGCGCCGGTTTTGGCGCGTGCGGCTGTATCTGTCGGCATTGCCGCCCTGTTTATCGAAACCCACGATAACCCGGATGCGGCCATCAGCGATGGCCCGAACCAGATTCCCTTGAACAAGCTTCCGGAAGTTTTGTCGGTTCTGATGGAACTGGACAAAGTGGCAAAAGCCAATCCGGTTCGTCTGGACATGTTCAAGGATTGA
- the pdhA gene encoding pyruvate dehydrogenase (acetyl-transferring) E1 component subunit alpha, whose product MATTKRKRATTRADNQASSDDLLKYYREMLLIRRFEEKAGQLYGMGLIGGFCHLYIGQEAVVVGMQAAITGDDGVITSYRDHGHMLACGMDPAGVMAELTGREGGYSHGKGGSMHMFSKEKNFYGGHGIVGGQVSLGTGIAFNYKYRGQDRVCLTYLGDGAVNQGQVYESFNMAALWKLPVIYCIENNQYAMGTSAQRHSASPDLYERGSAYGIPGEQVDGMDVLAVKDAGERAVAHCREGKGPYILELKTYRYRGHSMSDPAKYRTKDELDKMRKEHDPIDMVKKLLIDGNIIDEAGLKDIDKDVKAEVAKAAEFAQNSPEPDVSELFTDILIDA is encoded by the coding sequence ATGGCGACCACAAAACGCAAACGCGCCACGACGCGCGCCGACAATCAGGCGAGCAGTGACGATCTCCTCAAATATTACCGTGAAATGCTGCTGATCCGTCGCTTTGAAGAAAAAGCCGGTCAGCTTTATGGCATGGGGCTTATTGGTGGCTTCTGCCATCTTTACATCGGGCAGGAAGCTGTCGTTGTCGGCATGCAGGCTGCCATTACCGGCGATGATGGTGTGATTACCAGTTACCGCGACCACGGCCATATGCTGGCCTGTGGCATGGACCCAGCAGGGGTTATGGCAGAGCTGACCGGCCGTGAAGGCGGTTATTCGCACGGCAAGGGCGGCTCGATGCACATGTTCTCCAAGGAAAAGAACTTCTATGGCGGGCATGGTATCGTCGGCGGGCAGGTTTCGCTCGGCACCGGTATTGCCTTCAATTACAAATATCGCGGTCAGGACCGTGTCTGCCTGACCTATCTTGGGGACGGTGCCGTCAACCAGGGGCAGGTATACGAATCCTTCAACATGGCAGCGCTCTGGAAGCTTCCGGTGATCTATTGCATCGAGAACAACCAGTATGCCATGGGAACGTCGGCACAGCGCCATTCGGCCAGCCCGGACCTTTACGAGCGTGGTTCTGCCTATGGTATCCCGGGTGAACAGGTTGATGGCATGGACGTTCTGGCGGTCAAGGATGCCGGTGAACGTGCCGTTGCGCATTGCCGCGAAGGCAAAGGGCCCTATATCCTTGAGCTCAAGACCTATCGCTATCGCGGGCATTCCATGTCCGACCCGGCGAAATATCGTACCAAGGACGAGCTCGACAAAATGCGTAAAGAGCACGATCCGATCGATATGGTCAAAAAGCTGCTGATCGATGGCAATATCATCGACGAGGCTGGCCTCAAGGACATCGACAAGGATGTGAAAGCGGAAGTCGCCAAAGCGGCGGAGTTTGCGCAAAACAGCCCGGAACCGGATGTTTCCGAACTGTTCACAGATATTCTGATCGACGCGTGA
- a CDS encoding FtsB family cell division protein yields MSSTSPVIRRLGQAIAPVIAFTIMVYFIFHSVEGNRGLLAYWSMQDRVADIAKVRDEIIDKRKHLEQRVIAMRPKHLDPDLLDERARAMLNAAHPDDLIIFHHNGYPADETVAASQ; encoded by the coding sequence ATGTCTTCAACGTCACCGGTTATTCGCCGACTAGGTCAGGCTATTGCACCGGTTATTGCATTTACCATTATGGTCTATTTCATCTTCCACAGTGTCGAAGGTAATCGTGGTTTGTTGGCTTATTGGTCGATGCAGGACCGCGTGGCCGATATCGCAAAAGTGCGTGACGAAATCATCGACAAGCGCAAGCATCTGGAGCAGCGCGTGATTGCGATGCGCCCGAAGCATCTTGATCCTGATCTGCTCGATGAACGTGCGCGCGCGATGCTGAATGCCGCGCACCCGGATGATCTGATTATCTTCCATCACAATGGCTACCCGGCCGACGAAACGGTTGCTGCCAGCCAGTAA
- a CDS encoding pyruvate dehydrogenase complex E1 component subunit beta, which produces MPIEVLMPALSPTMTEGTLAKWTVKEGDTVASGDVIAEIETDKATMEVEAVDEGTIGKIVIAEGTENVAVNAVIAYILEEDEDASALDNVSASSAPKADAAPAEAKEEEKAPASSSSAAPVAASGAIDRAEQDPRAMSVMNATQDEKTYTSFKTQTVREALRDAMAEEMRADENVYVMGEEVAQYQGAYKVTQGLLDEFGDKRVVDTPITEHGFTGLATGSAFMGLKPVLEFMTFNFAMQAIDQIINSAAKTLYMSGGQLGCPIVFRGPNGAASRVGAQHSQCYASWYAHCPGLKVVAPWSAADAKGLLKAAIRDPNPIVFLENEILYGQSFEVPDDEDFVLPIGQAKIEREGTDVTIVAFSIMVGKALKAAEQLAEQGISAEVINLRTIRPLDVNTIVRSVMKTNRLVTCEEGWHFAGIGAEIASVIMEHAFDYLDAPVARVTGEDVPMPYAANLEVLALPQEQHIVDAAKAVCYR; this is translated from the coding sequence ATGCCGATTGAAGTTTTGATGCCGGCGCTGTCGCCGACCATGACAGAAGGCACTCTTGCCAAATGGACCGTCAAGGAAGGCGACACTGTTGCCTCCGGTGACGTGATTGCAGAAATTGAAACCGACAAGGCCACGATGGAAGTCGAGGCCGTTGACGAAGGGACCATCGGCAAGATCGTGATTGCCGAAGGGACTGAAAACGTCGCGGTGAATGCTGTGATCGCCTATATCCTCGAAGAAGACGAGGATGCTTCTGCCCTTGATAATGTTTCGGCGTCTTCTGCACCGAAAGCCGACGCCGCACCGGCCGAAGCCAAGGAAGAAGAAAAGGCACCGGCCAGTTCGTCCAGTGCAGCACCTGTTGCTGCAAGCGGTGCGATTGACCGCGCCGAACAGGACCCGCGTGCCATGAGCGTCATGAACGCGACCCAGGACGAGAAAACCTATACCTCGTTCAAGACCCAGACCGTTCGTGAAGCCCTGCGCGATGCCATGGCCGAAGAAATGCGGGCCGATGAGAACGTTTATGTCATGGGGGAAGAAGTCGCGCAGTATCAGGGGGCTTATAAAGTCACCCAGGGCCTGCTTGATGAATTCGGTGACAAGCGTGTTGTCGATACCCCGATTACCGAGCATGGCTTTACCGGCCTTGCAACCGGTTCGGCATTCATGGGCCTGAAACCGGTTCTTGAGTTCATGACCTTTAACTTCGCCATGCAGGCGATTGACCAGATCATCAACTCTGCTGCGAAAACCCTGTATATGTCCGGTGGCCAGCTTGGTTGCCCGATCGTGTTCCGTGGCCCGAACGGTGCTGCGTCGCGTGTGGGCGCACAGCATTCGCAGTGCTATGCATCCTGGTATGCACATTGCCCGGGGCTTAAGGTTGTCGCACCTTGGTCGGCGGCCGATGCGAAGGGTCTACTCAAGGCTGCTATTCGTGATCCGAACCCGATTGTCTTCCTTGAAAACGAAATCCTTTACGGACAAAGCTTCGAAGTGCCGGACGACGAAGATTTCGTTCTTCCGATTGGTCAGGCAAAGATCGAACGCGAAGGGACGGACGTTACCATCGTTGCGTTTTCAATCATGGTCGGCAAGGCGCTGAAAGCGGCAGAACAGCTTGCTGAGCAGGGCATTTCCGCCGAGGTCATCAACCTTCGGACCATCCGTCCGCTTGATGTGAACACCATCGTTCGCTCGGTCATGAAAACCAACCGTCTCGTGACCTGCGAAGAAGGCTGGCACTTTGCCGGTATCGGTGCCGAGATCGCATCGGTCATCATGGAACATGCGTTTGATTACCTTGATGCGCCGGTTGCGCGCGTTACCGGTGAAGATGTTCCGATGCCATATGCTGCCAACCTCGAAGTGCTTGCACTTCCGCAGGAGCAACACATCGTCGATGCGGCCAAGGCCGTTTGCTATCGCTAA
- the eno gene encoding phosphopyruvate hydratase — protein MTAIIDIRGREILDSRGNPTVEVDVTLESGAFGRAAVPSGASTGAHEAVELRDKEDRYLGKGVTKAVAAVNGEIFEALAGMDAEDQVEVDGIMIDLDGTPNKSRLGANAILGVSLAVAKAAAEEAGLPLYRYVGGAFARTLPVPMMNIINGGEHADNAIDVQEFMVMPVSAETGSDAIRMGAEIFHNLKKALSADGLSTSVGDEGGFAPNIGSSEEAISYIMKSIEAAGYRPEEDVVLALDAASTEFYKGGKYVLAGENKTLDADGMVKYWADLVSKYPIFSIEDGMSEDDWDGWAALTSEIGKKVQLVGDDLFVTNPKRLADGIKKGVANSILVKVNQIGSLTETLEAVEMAHRAGYTAVMSHRSGETEDSTIADLAVATNCGQIKTGSLSRSDRLAKYNQLIRIEEMLGAGAYYPGRSILK, from the coding sequence ATGACCGCTATTATCGATATCCGCGGCCGCGAAATCCTCGATAGCCGTGGCAACCCGACTGTCGAAGTTGATGTAACTCTGGAAAGTGGCGCCTTTGGTCGTGCAGCCGTTCCGTCGGGTGCATCCACCGGTGCGCATGAAGCCGTCGAGCTGCGTGACAAGGAAGACCGTTATCTTGGCAAGGGCGTGACCAAAGCGGTTGCCGCCGTCAATGGCGAGATTTTCGAAGCCCTGGCCGGTATGGATGCCGAAGACCAGGTCGAGGTCGATGGCATCATGATCGATCTTGACGGGACGCCGAACAAGAGCCGTCTTGGCGCGAACGCCATTCTGGGCGTATCGCTGGCGGTTGCCAAGGCTGCGGCTGAAGAAGCGGGCCTTCCGCTTTATCGTTATGTTGGTGGGGCTTTCGCCCGCACCCTGCCGGTGCCGATGATGAACATCATCAATGGCGGTGAACATGCCGACAACGCGATTGACGTTCAGGAATTCATGGTGATGCCGGTTTCGGCAGAAACCGGATCGGACGCAATCCGCATGGGTGCGGAAATCTTCCATAACCTGAAAAAGGCCCTGTCGGCAGATGGTCTGAGCACTTCTGTTGGTGACGAAGGTGGTTTTGCCCCGAATATCGGGTCGAGCGAAGAAGCCATCAGCTACATCATGAAGTCGATCGAAGCTGCCGGTTATCGTCCGGAAGAAGACGTTGTCCTTGCCCTTGATGCGGCATCGACCGAATTCTACAAAGGTGGCAAATACGTTCTGGCGGGCGAGAACAAGACCCTTGATGCAGACGGCATGGTCAAATACTGGGCCGATCTGGTCAGCAAGTATCCGATTTTCTCGATCGAAGACGGCATGTCTGAAGATGACTGGGACGGTTGGGCGGCATTGACGTCGGAAATCGGCAAAAAGGTTCAGCTGGTCGGGGACGATCTGTTCGTAACCAATCCGAAGCGCCTTGCCGATGGCATCAAAAAGGGCGTTGCCAACTCGATCCTCGTGAAGGTCAACCAGATCGGTTCGCTGACCGAAACGCTTGAGGCCGTCGAAATGGCCCATCGTGCGGGCTATACTGCGGTTATGTCACACCGTTCGGGCGAAACCGAAGATTCGACCATCGCCGATCTTGCGGTTGCCACCAATTGCGGACAGATCAAAACCGGTTCGCTGTCACGTTCCGACCGTCTGGCGAAATACAACCAGCTGATCCGCATCGAAGAGATGCTGGGGGCCGGTGCCTATTATCCGGGGCGTTCGATCCTGAAATAA